A part of Ziziphus jujuba cultivar Dongzao chromosome 8, ASM3175591v1 genomic DNA contains:
- the LOC107414945 gene encoding uncharacterized protein LOC107414945, giving the protein MAEALGWTALGALLERLFQEVTAIVVQNIMIKKTLKNIATKLETLKPLVEEIKKLNQQLAEPIDECEHYESLIKDGVDLVRKCKRAGWRSIGKGYYYAEQLKELDRTLEFLVLFVYSTRHYQKILIQMHKASAETQEQQGTSIGQPYQDTSQNHDVGQGWNTSLREAVRSLLDVIKESKNESRRVETALNKLKTTLQSLQARLIEIERLNMELGLPDCRAAFYKHTIHNGVGLVRNCSQVHGFKSLTKKIIVTIKLRKLNNYLQDLDRELPDHA; this is encoded by the exons atggcTGAAGCGCTTGGATGGACTGCTCTTGGAGCATTACTTGAACGTCTATTTCAAGAGGTTACAGCAATAGTTGTACAGAATATTATGATCAAGAAGACCCTCAAGAACATCGCGACAAAGCTAGAAACTTTGAAACCCTTGGTCGAAGAGATTAAAAAGTTAAACCAACAACTGGCTGAACCTATAGATGAATGTGAACATTATGAGTCACTTATAAAGGATGGGGTGGATCTCGTTCGCAAGTGCAAAAGAGCTGGTTGGCGTAGCATTGGGAAGGGATACTACTACGCTGAACAGCTGAAGGAATTGGATCGGACTCTTGAGTTTTTGGTACTATTTGTTTATTCTACAAGGCATTACCAGAAGATTTTGATTCAGATGCACAAAGCATCCGCAGAGACTCAGGAACAGCAAGGCACCAGCATCGGGCAACCTTATCAGGATACAAGTCAGAATCATGATGTGGGCCAAG GATGGAATACTTCTCTTAGAGAAGCAGTCAGATCATTATTAGATGTGATCAAAGAATCCAAGAACGAGTCTCGGAGAGTGGAAACCGCGCTTAACAAGCTAAAAACCACTCTACAAAGTTTGCAAGCACGGCTCATAGAGATTGAAAGGCTTAACATGGAACTGGGTCTACCAGATTGTAGAGCAGCATTTTATAAGCACACAATACATAATGGGGTAGGTTTAGTTCGAAATTGCTCCCAGGTTCATGGGTTTAAGTCCCTTACCAAGAAGATTATTGTCACTATTAAGTTGCgtaaattgaataattatctACAAGATTTGGATCGGGAACTGCCGGATCACGCGTGA